Proteins encoded in a region of the Deltaproteobacteria bacterium genome:
- a CDS encoding biopolymer transporter ExbD gives MTGGANLDDDDIISGINVTPLVDIMLVLLIIFMLTANIINNPAIQVDLPKASTGEATEPTTIALTLTENGSIYLNGELTTKPALIAYLPQVAKEDAKAQALIAADKAVPHGQVIELIDLVRQMGVYRFALNIDPNQAPIQMGAP, from the coding sequence ATGACCGGCGGAGCAAATCTCGATGATGACGATATCATCAGTGGTATCAATGTGACTCCTTTGGTGGACATCATGTTGGTTCTGCTCATTATCTTCATGCTCACCGCAAACATCATCAACAACCCCGCTATCCAGGTCGATCTCCCTAAGGCATCCACCGGTGAAGCCACAGAGCCCACCACCATTGCTTTAACCCTCACGGAAAATGGTTCAATCTACCTCAATGGCGAGCTAACTACGAAGCCGGCACTGATTGCCTACCTACCCCAAGTGGCCAAAGAAGATGCAAAGGCACAGGCCCTTATCGCCGCAGACAAAGCAGTACCCCACGGGCAGGTGATCGAGCTTATCGATTTGGTCCGCCAAATGGGTGTGTACCGATTTGCTCTCAATATCGATCCCAACCAGGCACCCATTCAAATGGGTGCACCGTGA